From the Drosophila sechellia strain sech25 chromosome X, ASM438219v1, whole genome shotgun sequence genome, the window GGCCTGGAACTCCTCGATGGTGGTGGATCCATCGAAGGAGACAACCTGTGTGTTTATCATAGAATAAAGTGAGAAACTGATGTTGTTTGGATACTCAAATAACCAACAGCTTACCTGGTACGTGCTGTTCATCATATGCACTGGAATAGCGTGCGGCAAGGAGTGGTGATACGGATTTTTTAGCAGAATCGACAGCACTTCCATCCGCGAAGGCTTCGTCTCGCGGCCTACATTCTTTAAGGTCCTTTCTAAAGCACGCTCGCAGTAGGCGGCATACTTGCCCGTCTCAGTTTTGGTATCGGCATTCCGGGACAGATGAAGCTTGAGGTACCACAAAAGGCGGCTCGAACGCGGAACGAATAGGGAAACGGCCAGGGCTAGGAGCTGCCAGCCCTGGACAAAGCTGTATACGGGCGGGTTGCTCTTGCAGTCGATTATGGGCGTGGCGGAAGGGGCCTAAAAGGGTATCATTAAGAAATAAGTTCGGATACGATTAAGCTTTAGGGTTTCGATTAGAGTTCGTAGAAGTGAGGTTATTAGGAAAGTTATAACTAATTGTCTACGGAAATTGAACGCAACTGTACTCGCACAACAAAGAATGTTACAGTACAGCAAGTAGACCGATAGGTGGTATTGTAAAGTGGTTAGAAAGACCATAAATTTCCCCGCATACCTGTATGGAGGTGGGTGAACTGCCGTTGGCTTGAGCATGGCCCGCCTGTTGGGTATCACAGGTGAATAGGCTTTGGGTGGCGCACAACAGTAGTTGCTGTAAATTTCGgggtcggtcgttcgtacagtgttgaaaaacattttgttcggttcggttcggttacACGCGAAACACATTCAACGGAAACGCAACGTTCGAAACGCAACGCAAGGCAACAAAAAGATGGAGAAAAGAAGAAGCCAGAGAACATTTCtgatcaatttttttttactcatCATAAAATGGTGGTGTGATTTTGATTTGTTCTGTGGTTGATGTTGTTTTCTGTTGATAGTGTTGTGTAACGGTGTTGCTCTAATAAGCTTAATGCGAAGGATAACGAGACTAAGCACAGACATATAGCACATTCAAAGCTAAGTATGAAGGTTGAAAGAAGCAGGATAATGATGACAGCTTTATAAACGTTTGGAAAACACAAAAGCAGGCAGAGATTAAATTGCCAACACCGGCAAACATAAAGGGCATTCAACGGCGGCTGTCTAATGTGGTTGTGCCTGATCAGTAGTTTAATAGTTTTGTGGTTCATGTATtcatattttgattttgtaaaatttacagCAAATACTTTATACAAAGAGCTGTTTGGTTCTCTTTCGCATTTGATGATAAAGAAAGTTATACAGTAACGCACTGAaagctatatatatgtacatacaaagACATTTCTGACAGTTATGGGGGAAATTTGTTGTCTGAGGTACTAAAGGAAAACTCAAAACCAAACGAGTTACTGAAAAGTAAGATGCTAGATTAGGTTAGttaagtttagtttagtttaacATGCACATCCAGAAAGAACTGTTAGCTGATAGTGTTTGCTATGTATGTTTGATATATTGTTAAGTATGCTTAGGTATGATATTGTGAATAAACCGTTCGTAAGCTGGTTTCTTGAAGCAAAGCTTTTTTGGCTGGCAATACCTACTTTAGGttaaaaatatacctattTGAGGCATTAGTGGTGACTGTACCCGTGGTACAGTTCCCACCTTGTGCGAAACTCTCTTGGGCTGTTATTGCAAGTTGTTAATGAGGAATTAGGAAGGAATATCTACACCAAAAAACAAGGACATTCAACTAAACATATCCAAGGGGATGCAGGAGCGGGTAAGGAAGAGTTTTGAAGGGCATAAGAAGCTTTGCAACTGAAAAACTTACGCGCGTTTGCTTGCCCAGCTTCTTGTTTACCTGGACGCCGACACTGAGCTTCTGGCCCAAGTGGCGGGAGGTCTGCTTGATCAGGATGCAGATCATTTCCGTCTGTAGCTCGGGCATATCCAACGCATGTTGCAGGGCATTCTGGGCGAGCACCACATGGTAGTCGATGCCCGGCTGGTTGACCGCCACCGACATAAACAGCTGAATGCTCTGTTCCGGTATTGGAAACATTCATTGGATAAGAAAGGCTTCACTTTACGATGGACGCACTCACCTTGAAGAGCTTGATGGCCTCAGGCTGCATGGTTTCCGTGTGCATAGAGGAAAGCGGGGCTGTGATGGTATCTTTGGTGTGCAGCAGTATGGGATGGCGCCACAGAACACAGTCTACAAATATGGAGGGTTTAAATGTTTTGTGACTGGCATCTTTGCATTCAAGACTTACTAGGATCACCGTCGGTCTCCATGAGCTTCTGGACAAGCTGTTCGTACTGTGTGCCAGCACTTGGGCCGCCACCAGAAACGACAGTTAGGTGATAGAGCCAGTTATCTCGCTCCGGTTTGCCGGAAAGTATCAGGTAAGTTGGTCCCTGGTGCGCTGGATAGATGGCAACTGTGAGTCTAGCCTGATCCTGGGCGGCGTCCTCTCGCTCCTCGGAATCAGAGTCTGAAACGTGTTCAACCTCCTCAACTCGGGCATCTCGCATATTAATCTGGCCAAGGGGATTCTGTCAGGGGTAGGTAAAATAGGGTTATTAAACCtttttacatatgtacatatctatCGAATGTTTACTTACCGTCTCTGCCGGAGCCTTGAAGTAGAGAAACATCTTGCCCAGCAGCACACACCAACACTTCTTGGGATGACCGTTTTTCACCTTGGTCACCCAGCCCTGCACTGTGGGCTTTTGGTCGTCGCGACTGAGCAGCAGCTTAGTGGCATTCCTCCGCTGCACGTTCTGGAGCACCCGGATCCAATCGTCCATAGTGGCGTGCGAGTCCGCGGTGAGGTAGTAGACCTTTTTGCCCGTGTCTATCTCGAAGGTGGAAGCTCCCTCCGCACGATTGATTCGACATACCTCATCTAGTTGGATTTGACCCTGTGGCTTTCGCTGCACGTCGTGCTGACTCTTCCAGTAGTTGAGGGAGCCGTTTTTCAAAACGAACCAGCGCTTGCGCCAAGTCTTCAACTTGCCACCTAGCTTCGCCAAGTGACCCATCTACAAAACGGTCAGCGGTCAAACAATGTCACATTGAAGATGATCAGCAGTACACTCACCTTCTCCAGCGACTCGATCTTCTTGCTGGGCGAATCCACGTAGGATTGTCGCATAAGCAGCGATGGCATCGAGGCATCCATGCATGTGGACTCTGATACGGCGTCGGGGGGCAAAGCATAGTCATCCGAGAGGCCTGATTCAAAGGAGAGATCTGAAATTACTGTGCCTCGCATGTGCTGGAGAGGGGAGGGAAGGCTGCCGGGCTGAAGGGCATTGGCGTGATAGCGTGGTTGACTCAACTGTCGACTCGAAGGCGTCACCGTGTAGGACCCCAGCTGTTGGCCATGATTTTGGTTGGACAGTGTGTGGTGTTGGTATTGGTGTTGCGATGGTTGGAGATGCTGGTTAATGTGGCTGGAGGGCGTGGTGGATGTGCGTGAATGGATGTGGACTGCGGTGGATGGGTTAATGGCGGTCATTTGGTTATTCGGTTGGCAATGGTTGATTGATGGCAAAAGTGGTTAGAACCGCAAGTTGTTAGAACACATAATTacaatttttcaattatttcggGATGTCTTCTAGGGAATAGCTAGAAAGCAGGCAAGTTGTAGACTGGATACGGATACGGGAGATCAAAAGGGGACGGAAAACTGTATTATACTAAAACTTCAAAGGGTTCTTGGGATTCGGAAGCAAGGAGCTTGGAGGTTACGAGTCAATAAATTAGGTATGTATGTGTTAGTTAGTGTTGGTGCGTCGAGTTGGTGTTAGTTCAATATTTACGCAAACCAATGAAGGGCAACGTTCTAATAGAGCAACACTATGCTGGGGTAATGCCCACGAGGGTTGGACAGGGAAATAAATAGTAATGGAACATACCACGCGCCTTCGCGTTTTTCGGACTCTCCGAACCACTTCGCTTAGCCGGACTCAAACTTGACGAAGTTTTCAGGCTCTTTGAGGGGCTCGATGCGCTACCGGAGGTTGAGGTCTCCGTATTGTCCGTGCTTGAGGAGTTGTGCGAGTGGTGGGTGAGCATAACCGCATGGTCCTCCCCGTCACTGGAGTCGTCGCTCGAATCGCCCGTAAATGGCATCGAGCGGATTTGCGAGGCTCTACCCTTAACCGTTGCGTAGACGGGCACGGATATATCACAGAAGCCGCCGCTGGCGGTTTGTTGTTGCCTTGACGGTGGCAGCGGAGTTCCCGGCGTGCTACCCAGGGTACCGTGTCCATCCCCGGTTCCGGTTCCAGTTCCTGATCCATGACCGTGGCCATGTCGCCGACCATTAGAGAGATTGGTTCCCATCCCGTCTTGGATATCTGGCTCCTGGCTGGCTGTGCTTTCCGCGGTACTTGTTCCTGTTCCAGCTCCTGCCAGTCCATCGTTCGCCACCTGGTAGATCTTTGCCTCCCAGCTGGGGAACCGATGCAGAGGTGGTGTCGGAGGCCGTGGGACACCCAGCTCACTGGTGGTGGTTGTGGTAGTACTGGAATTTCCACCACTGGCCATGAGAGCCGGGTTGTTCTTCATCCAGGCGGGAAGCTTTTCGCAGGATGGTGTGTAAATTTCAGCATAATCATGggcagtatctgtatctgagcTGTCTGGCCTGGTAACTATCCTAGATTCAGTGGGGGCTCCTCCGGGTGCTTTGCTGGAGATGCTGGACAGGGGAGCCAGGGTTAACCCATCTACCGCAGCCACCAGATTTCGTTCCAGTTCCTGGGGCTCCATCGATAGGTTTCTCCTGTGCTGGTGATGCGGATATGAGCTGGTCAACGGCCGGCCAATGATCTCCTGGGGATCTAGACTTTCGCTTCTCCTCCGATGTTCAGGATTCGACCCGGACCCGGTGAAATCCTGGACGTCTAGGCTTAGGCTGTTCCGCACTGGTCCTACAATGCTATGCCGCTGGGATTGATTGGCTATGTGATTCTTGAGCAACTCCAACTGTTGATTGCACTTTACGTTTTGCTCCCGCAGCAGCTGGTTCTGCTCCTCGAGATCGCGGAGCTTGTTGTTTACCCACTCCTTGATCTTGGCAGCCTTGGCTTCGATTTGTCGCGCGTCGTGCAGTCGCAGTTGTCGCTGTTCCTCCACTTGGATCTCCAGAGACGTGATGGTTTTCTCAGTTTCCTGGGTGGGCGGTAAGCCCgatcctgctgctcctgctgccgaACCTCCACCTGCCTGATGGCTGGGAGAACAATGGTTCTtggcctgctgctcctgcggaTGACTGGGGATTGGCTGGTGCGGATGCGAGTGCGGATGATGAGCTTGCTGGGGCGGTGGCTTCGGCCACTCACTCAGCCGCTGCTCCATGGCACGCACCTATAAACAGGTAAGGGAAAGAAAGCAAAAGGTTACTTGAGTTGCAAACTGCTCACAGAGCAAACTTttccaaattaaattaaattcacaCCAAGTCTCGACAAAGTTCAGGGCAGAGTCTAATAGCTACACATATACGCAGCAGCCCAGGGGATTAGCTGCTGCTAGTGAAAAAGACAGATATTCTCCGCTTATATTATATACAGCATTAAACCATTAGGACACCTGCAAAGGGTGTTCGATTATCCTGCATTCCACCTTTGAGCTGGGCTCTTGTTCTGGCAGGAACTTGTGTAATTAAGAGGCAGATGGTGGAGACCATTTAACACCCGACTGCAGTTTCACAGAAAATAGCAGAGCCAGTGGTAGTGGCACTATTTGTGGAAATGGCCAAGGAATGAGCTCGGCACATGCCATCGCCCCAGGAAATAAGTATTTTTATGGTTACACAACAATTTGCAAGTAATGCAACTGCCACGGAGAACACGAgaaagaagaagaggaagacAGGAAAGAAATAACTTCATTTGGCACGCCAGGAAACCAAACTGACAACTAAACAAAACCGGAAAGCATATAAGGTTAGAAGGTGGTTGGGTGGAAAGGGTTACAGGGCTAAGAAGTGGGACAACGGATGAGGGATACGAAAGGAGGATGTGCAGAAGGCGCACGGGCAGAGGCAATCGAAGCGGAAGGATCCACAATGTATTCCCTTCCTTAATAGAAGGGTTACCCCCTACTACTTCAGTGGCGACtccaaatgcatttttagTTGCCAGTTGAGCTTGTGCATCCCAAATGGGTCAATTGTTTCATTGGAATATGAGGGCTAAGGGCTTATGAGCAACAAAAAGCGGGTGATACATGTCACTACGTGGCCATTTGGTTAAAAgtaaatggactgccaaaaaTAGGCTGCTTCTAAAAACGGCCGAAGCCCTGCTAGTCCTCCGCCTGAAACTCTCCCGCACCCTTGCTCGACCCCAACTTTTGTGGTCTATCTATAATGCCAAAGTTTATGCCTGTCATGCCACGAGACGGATTCAC encodes:
- the LOC6615908 gene encoding uncharacterized protein CG43867 isoform X8 — encoded protein: MSDEVPLGRLSQIFDTLTNLQQQQHLRAQEQLHPQQHPHSQLQPEPQQSSAEIRRRSASSSPSPSASASASTSGRATPSLGVASPLNSLQYYSHAHNYLLRPQEVAGSGYLHTFPSPFYHHQVHHLQQHSQPPSLPTQLGAARGSQSQQGSPLLAKRATSFSGQIPLAQGRFTAGGTAAASGATGLPASTPNSPRLLPRRAPRPPPIPAKPNQVKADQQSKDAQARNSTTTTVQSTVNPVLAALDAPDAPWPHFSTLTEHLDVHQVNNYGQALPQINWQERCLELQLELHRSKNQAGRIRDMLREKLTELEQRVIEAEERAEEAEDKVRAMEQRLSEWPKPPPQQAHHPHSHPHQPIPSHPQEQQAKNHCSPSHQAGGGSAAGAAGSGLPPTQETEKTITSLEIQVEEQRQLRLHDARQIEAKAAKIKEWVNNKLRDLEEQNQLLREQNVKCNQQLELLKNHIANQSQRHSIVGPVRNSLSLDVQDFTGSGSNPEHRRRSESLDPQEIIGRPLTSSYPHHQHRRNLSMEPQELERNLVAAVDGLTLAPLSSISSKAPGGAPTESRIVTRPDSSDTDTAHDYAEIYTPSCEKLPAWMKNNPALMASGGNSSTTTTTTSELGVPRPPTPPLHRFPSWEAKIYQVANDGLAGAGTGTSTAESTASQEPDIQDGMGTNLSNGRRHGHGHGSGTGTGTGDGHGTLGSTPGTPLPPSRQQQTASGGFCDISVPVYATVKGRASQIRSMPFTGDSSDDSSDGEDHAVMLTHHSHNSSSTDNTETSTSGSASSPSKSLKTSSSLSPAKRSGSESPKNAKARGLSDDYALPPDAVSESTCMDASMPSLLMRQSYVDSPSKKIESLEKMGHLAKLGGKLKTWRKRWFVLKNGSLNYWKSQHDVQRKPQGQIQLDEVCRINRAEGASTFEIDTGKKVYYLTADSHATMDDWIRVLQNVQRRNATKLLLSRDDQKPTVQGWVTKVKNGHPKKCWCVLLGKMFLYFKAPAETNPLGQINMRDARVEEVEHVSDSDSEEREDAAQDQARLTVAIYPAHQGPTYLILSGKPERDNWLYHLTVVSGGGPSAGTQYEQLVQKLMETDGDPNCVLWRHPILLHTKDTITAPLSSMHTETMQPEAIKLFKSIQLFMSVAVNQPGIDYHVVLAQNALQHALDMPELQTEMICILIKQTSRHLGQKLSVGVQAPSATPIIDCKSNPPVYSFVQGWQLLALAVSLFVPRSSRLLWYLKLHLSRNADTKTETGKYAAYCERALERTLKNVGRETKPSRMEVLSILLKNPYHHSLPHAIPVHMMNSTYQVVSFDGSTTIEEFQATLAHELGTRDATNGFCLFSDDPIEKDLEHYLEPLAKLCDVISKWETALREKGSGKFENSRVIQLSYKNRLYWKHTIKCETDKERLLLCYQTNSQIVQGRFPLSRELALELASLMSQIDMGDYSLEKSRDVGVGLKGLDKFYPYRYRDALGAEQLKDVQELLVSKWMLLKGRSTLDCVRIYLTCCRKWPYFGACLFQAKPRQSPESNTASGATPVAWLAVAEDALNVLELSTMAPVARYPYSSVMTFGGCQDDFMLVVSHDDGGGCEQKLLFAMSKPKILEITLLIADYMNALGHTVPGTPQMNSLTRNGSHRSLRTSQRPTLGGGSAVATGFSTNATTTAHNTLNSHATHTLNSNHSHTLSSSHHAGGGSQPGTLSSGHHQHHHIQQHHQPDILKSTPDHQRIK
- the LOC6615908 gene encoding uncharacterized protein CG43867 isoform X4, producing MSDEVPLGRLSQIFDTLTNLQQQQHLRAQEQLHPQQHPHSQLQPEPQQSSAEIRRRSASSSPSPSASASASTSGRATPSLGVASPLNSLQYYSHAHNYLLRPQEVAGSGYLHTFPSPFYHHQVHHLQQHSQPPSLPTQLGAARGSQSQQGSPLLAKRATSFSGQIPLAQGRFTAGGTAAASGATGLPASTPNSPRLLPRRAPRPPPIPAKPNQVKADQQSKDAQARNSTTTTVQSTVNPVLAALDAPDAPWPHFSTLTEHLDVHQVNNYGQALPQINWQERCLELQLELHRSKNQAGRIRDMLREKLTELEQRVIEAEERAEEAEDKVRAMEQRLSEWPKPPPQQAHHPHSHPHQPIPSHPQEQQAKNHCSPSHQAGGGSAAGAAGSGLPPTQETEKTITSLEIQVEEQRQLRLHDARQIEAKAAKIKEWVNNKLRDLEEQNQLLREQNVKCNQQLELLKNHIANQSQRHSIVGPVRNSLSLDVQDFTGSGSNPEHRRRSESLDPQEIIGRPLTSSYPHHQHRRNLSMEPQELERNLVAAVDGLTLAPLSSISSKAPGGAPTESRIVTRPDSSDTDTAHDYAEIYTPSCEKLPAWMKNNPALMASGGNSSTTTTTTSELGVPRPPTPPLHRFPSWEAKIYQVANDGLAGAGTGTSTAESTASQEPDIQDGMGTNLSNGRRHGHGHGSGTGTGTGDGHGTLGSTPGTPLPPSRQQQTASGGFCDISVPVYATVKGRASQIRSMPFTGDSSDDSSDGEDHAVMLTHHSHNSSSTDNTETSTSGSASSPSKSLKTSSSLSPAKRSGSESPKNAKARGLSDDYALPPDAVSESTCMDASMPSLLMRQSYVDSPSKKIESLEKMGHLAKLGGKLKTWRKRWFVLKNGSLNYWKSQHDVQRKPQGQIQLDEVCRINRAEGASTFEIDTGKKVYYLTADSHATMDDWIRVLQNVQRRNATKLLLSRDDQKPTVQGWVTKVKNGHPKKCWCVLLGKMFLYFKAPAETNPLGQINMRDARVEEVEHVSDSDSEEREDAAQDQARLTVAIYPAHQGPTYLILSGKPERDNWLYHLTVVSGGGPSAGTQYEQLVQKLMETDGDPNCVLWRHPILLHTKDTITAPLSSMHTETMQPEAIKLFKSIQLFMSVAVNQPGIDYHVVLAQNALQHALDMPELQTEMICILIKQTSRHLGQKLSVGVQVNKKLGKQTRQLLLCATQSLFTCDTQQAGHAQANGSSPTSIQAPSATPIIDCKSNPPVYSFVQGWQLLALAVSLFVPRSSRLLWYLKLHLSRNADTKTETGKYAAYCERALERTLKNVGRETKPSRMEVLSILLKNPYHHSLPHAIPVHMMNSTYQVVSFDGSTTIEEFQATLAHELGTRDATNGFCLFSDDPIEKDLEHYLEPLAKLCDVISKWETALREKGSGKFENSRVIQLSYKNRLYWKHTIKCETDKERLLLCYQTNSQIVQGRFPLSRELALELASLMSQIDMGDYSLEKSRDVGVGLKGLDKFYPYRYRDALGAEQLKDVQELLVSKWMLLKGRSTLDCVRIYLTCCRKWPYFGACLFQAKPRQSPESNTASGATPVAWLAVAEDALNVLELSTMAPVARYPYSSVMTFGGCQDDFMLVVSHDDGGGCEQKLLFAMSKPKILEITLLIADYMNALGHTVPGTPQMNSLTRNGSHRSLRTSQRPTLGGGSAVATGFSTNATTTAHNTLNSHATHTLNSNHSHTLSSSHHAGGGSQPGTLSSGHHQHHHIQQHHQPDILKSTPDHQRIK
- the LOC6615908 gene encoding uncharacterized protein CG43867 isoform X2; protein product: MSDEVPLGRLSQIFDTLTNLQQQQHLRAQEQLHPQQHPHSQLQPEPQQSSAEIRRRSASSSPSPSASASASTSGRATPSLGVASPLNSLQYYSHAHNYLLRPQEVAGSGYLHTFPSPFYHHQVHHLQQHSQPPSLPTQLGAARGSQSQQGSPLLAKRATSFSGQIPLAQGRFTAGGTAAASGATGLPASTPNSPRLLPRRAPRPPPIPAKPNQVKADQQSKDAQARNSTTTTVQSTVNPVLAALDAPDAPWPHFSTLTEHLDVHQVNNYGQALPQINWQERCLELQLELHRSKNQAGRIRDMLREKLTELEQRVIEAEERAEEAEDKVRAMEQRLSEWPKPPPQQAHHPHSHPHQPIPSHPQEQQAKNHCSPSHQAGGGSAAGAAGSGLPPTQETEKTITSLEIQVEEQRQLRLHDARQIEAKAAKIKEWVNNKLRDLEEQNQLLREQNVKCNQQLELLKNHIANQSQRHSIVGPVRNSLSLDVQDFTGSGSNPEHRRRSESLDPQEIIGRPLTSSYPHHQHRRNLSMEPQELERNLVAAVDGLTLAPLSSISSKAPGGAPTESRIVTRPDSSDTDTAHDYAEIYTPSCEKLPAWMKNNPALMASGGNSSTTTTTTSELGVPRPPTPPLHRFPSWEAKIYQVANDGLAGAGTGTSTAESTASQEPDIQDGMGTNLSNGRRHGHGHGSGTGTGTGDGHGTLGSTPGTPLPPSRQQQTASGGFCDISVPVYATVKGRASQIRSMPFTGDSSDDSSDGEDHAVMLTHHSHNSSSTDNTETSTSGSASSPSKSLKTSSSLSPAKRSGSESPKNAKARVHIHSRTSTTPSSHINQHLQPSQHQYQHHTLSNQNHGQQLGSYTVTPSSRQLSQPRYHANALQPGSLPSPLQHMRGTVISDLSFESGLSDDYALPPDAVSESTCMDASMPSLLMRQSYVDSPSKKIESLEKMGHLAKLGGKLKTWRKRWFVLKNGSLNYWKSQHDVQRKPQGQIQLDEVCRINRAEGASTFEIDTGKKVYYLTADSHATMDDWIRVLQNVQRRNATKLLLSRDDQKPTVQGWVTKVKNGHPKKCWCVLLGKMFLYFKAPAETNPLGQINMRDARVEEVEHVSDSDSEEREDAAQDQARLTVAIYPAHQGPTYLILSGKPERDNWLYHLTVVSGGGPSAGTQYEQLVQKLMETDGDPNCVLWRHPILLHTKDTITAPLSSMHTETMQPEAIKLFKSIQLFMSVAVNQPGIDYHVVLAQNALQHALDMPELQTEMICILIKQTSRHLGQKLSVGVQVNKKLGKQTRAPSATPIIDCKSNPPVYSFVQGWQLLALAVSLFVPRSSRLLWYLKLHLSRNADTKTETGKYAAYCERALERTLKNVGRETKPSRMEVLSILLKNPYHHSLPHAIPVHMMNSTYQVVSFDGSTTIEEFQATLAHELGTRDATNGFCLFSDDPIEKDLEHYLEPLAKLCDVISKWETALREKGSGKFENSRVIQLSYKNRLYWKHTIKCETDKERLLLCYQTNSQIVQGRFPLSRELALELASLMSQIDMGDYSLEKSRDVGVGLKGLDKFYPYRYRDALGAEQLKDVQELLVSKWMLLKGRSTLDCVRIYLTCCRKWPYFGACLFQAKPRQSPESNTASGATPVAWLAVAEDALNVLELSTMAPVARYPYSSVMTFGGCQDDFMLVVSHDDGGGCEQKLLFAMSKPKILEITLLIADYMNALGHTVPGTPQMNSLTRNGSHRSLRTSQRPTLGGGSAVATGFSTNATTTAHNTLNSHATHTLNSNHSHTLSSSHHAGGGSQPGTLSSGHHQHHHIQQHHQPDILKSTPDHQRIK
- the LOC6615908 gene encoding uncharacterized protein CG43867 isoform X3, giving the protein MQWTAASCDQHDQHDPPAVNRNIHMNIEQRTPADNCEVDPMDATGSTKLPHLPKQREAADRPVSGSGGGSSSLTLSGAVTTSMEVTVSTTTTTTIIESSSSTNTTLEKNSPSPAGGSCSSGSGSLSPAYLQHHLHHHGSPLHHLQLHHHTAPPSPLAAVRSAQMGSSVANGAGPAASCLAVCCSPGSSHHHLGHVGHLATGHPLPHQLPHPSLYPLMAAAQLGYAGSSGPSSLVNSPALGRRKRYTSNSSNCSSQFNNNYAGLDVDSLDDMLRKLTELEQRVIEAEERAEEAEDKVRAMEQRLSEWPKPPPQQAHHPHSHPHQPIPSHPQEQQAKNHCSPSHQAGGGSAAGAAGSGLPPTQETEKTITSLEIQVEEQRQLRLHDARQIEAKAAKIKEWVNNKLRDLEEQNQLLREQNVKCNQQLELLKNHIANQSQRHSIVGPVRNSLSLDVQDFTGSGSNPEHRRRSESLDPQEIIGRPLTSSYPHHQHRRNLSMEPQELERNLVAAVDGLTLAPLSSISSKAPGGAPTESRIVTRPDSSDTDTAHDYAEIYTPSCEKLPAWMKNNPALMASGGNSSTTTTTTSELGVPRPPTPPLHRFPSWEAKIYQVANDGLAGAGTGTSTAESTASQEPDIQDGMGTNLSNGRRHGHGHGSGTGTGTGDGHGTLGSTPGTPLPPSRQQQTASGGFCDISVPVYATVKGRASQIRSMPFTGDSSDDSSDGEDHAVMLTHHSHNSSSTDNTETSTSGSASSPSKSLKTSSSLSPAKRSGSESPKNAKARVHIHSRTSTTPSSHINQHLQPSQHQYQHHTLSNQNHGQQLGSYTVTPSSRQLSQPRYHANALQPGSLPSPLQHMRGTVISDLSFESGLSDDYALPPDAVSESTCMDASMPSLLMRQSYVDSPSKKIESLEKMGHLAKLGGKLKTWRKRWFVLKNGSLNYWKSQHDVQRKPQGQIQLDEVCRINRAEGASTFEIDTGKKVYYLTADSHATMDDWIRVLQNVQRRNATKLLLSRDDQKPTVQGWVTKVKNGHPKKCWCVLLGKMFLYFKAPAETNPLGQINMRDARVEEVEHVSDSDSEEREDAAQDQARLTVAIYPAHQGPTYLILSGKPERDNWLYHLTVVSGGGPSAGTQYEQLVQKLMETDGDPNCVLWRHPILLHTKDTITAPLSSMHTETMQPEAIKLFKSIQLFMSVAVNQPGIDYHVVLAQNALQHALDMPELQTEMICILIKQTSRHLGQKLSVGVQVNKKLGKQTRQLLLCATQSLFTCDTQQAGHAQANGSSPTSIQAPSATPIIDCKSNPPVYSFVQGWQLLALAVSLFVPRSSRLLWYLKLHLSRNADTKTETGKYAAYCERALERTLKNVGRETKPSRMEVLSILLKNPYHHSLPHAIPVHMMNSTYQVVSFDGSTTIEEFQATLAHELGTRDATNGFCLFSDDPIEKDLEHYLEPLAKLCDVISKWETALREKGSGKFENSRVIQLSYKNRLYWKHTIKCETDKERLLLCYQTNSQIVQGRFPLSRELALELASLMSQIDMGDYSLEKSRDVGVGLKGLDKFYPYRYRDALGAEQLKDVQELLVSKWMLLKGRSTLDCVRIYLTCCRKWPYFGACLFQAKPRQSPESNTASGATPVAWLAVAEDALNVLELSTMAPVARYPYSSVMTFGGCQDDFMLVVSHDDGGGCEQKLLFAMSKPKILEITLLIADYMNALGHTVPGTPQMNSLTRNGSHRSLRTSQRPTLGGGSAVATGFSTNATTTAHNTLNSHATHTLNSNHSHTLSSSHHAGGGSQPGTLSSGHHQHHHIQQHHQPDILKSTPDHQRIK